One part of the Desulfurella sp. genome encodes these proteins:
- a CDS encoding S24 family peptidase, translated as MIVTGNDAVNELVKEKLQKTGSRLKSLRKDLGFTQKQLGESLGVTQGFYGGIEKSRYSIPLEVLLKLKEIYNVNPNWVLTGEGSTFLEQNVNEDETLSDNLSDFVSLPLISCRISAGNDAVDIDDIEATLMFKRNWLSKFGDPQKLSLIEVAGDSMEPTFKSGDIILVNHNQNFLDKAGGIYAIAIKNNEDSIIVKRLQYDCQSGKILVISDNKLYRTFLVSEDEIAINGRVVWYGRKI; from the coding sequence ATGATTGTCACAGGCAATGATGCAGTTAATGAATTGGTAAAAGAGAAATTACAAAAAACGGGTAGCAGGTTAAAATCTTTAAGAAAAGATTTGGGATTTACTCAAAAACAACTTGGTGAATCTTTGGGTGTAACACAGGGATTTTACGGGGGTATTGAAAAATCTCGATATAGCATTCCTTTAGAGGTACTTCTTAAATTAAAAGAAATTTATAACGTTAATCCAAATTGGGTTTTAACTGGTGAAGGCAGTACTTTTTTAGAACAAAACGTTAATGAAGACGAAACTTTATCAGATAATTTATCTGATTTTGTCAGTTTACCTCTTATAAGCTGCAGAATAAGCGCTGGTAATGATGCTGTAGACATTGATGATATTGAAGCCACATTGATGTTTAAGCGCAACTGGTTATCTAAATTTGGCGATCCTCAAAAGTTGTCGCTTATAGAAGTTGCTGGTGACAGTATGGAGCCTACGTTTAAATCAGGTGATATAATTTTAGTCAATCATAATCAAAATTTTTTGGATAAAGCCGGCGGAATATATGCTATAGCTATTAAAAATAATGAAGATTCCATTATAGTAAAAAGGCTGCAATACGATTGTCAGTCTGGCAAAATATTAGTGATAAGCGATAATAAACTGTATCGAACGTTTTTAGTTTCGGAAGACGAAATTGCAATAAACGGCAGGGTGGTGTGGTATGGCAGGAAAATTTAA
- a CDS encoding site-specific integrase — protein MNITNGNGNLPINYKTAKIEYLSEDQLNALTQAFMDYYDKSVKYRKAKGKYWLVYLFLRFTGARLNEVLSINDNTDVDFRNSEVKLVTLKQRNKTFRIVPIPNQVISELATYLAQYPSEKGKVFKVLDCNFRRRFYLIGEKAGLPKNLSHPHILRHTRAIELLRAGVPVTAVQALLGHSSLTTTAIYLRLSGQEIKWILKEKGLI, from the coding sequence ATGAACATAACCAACGGCAACGGCAATTTGCCGATAAACTATAAAACCGCAAAAATAGAATACTTAAGTGAAGATCAGTTAAACGCTTTAACGCAAGCGTTTATGGATTACTACGACAAATCAGTCAAATACCGCAAGGCAAAAGGCAAATACTGGCTAGTATATCTATTTTTGCGCTTTACCGGAGCAAGGCTTAATGAAGTATTGAGTATAAACGACAACACAGATGTTGATTTTAGAAATTCCGAAGTAAAGCTTGTTACGCTAAAACAAAGAAACAAAACATTCCGCATAGTGCCTATTCCTAACCAGGTTATAAGTGAACTTGCCACTTATTTAGCCCAATACCCAAGCGAAAAAGGCAAGGTATTTAAAGTCTTAGACTGTAATTTTAGAAGGAGATTCTATTTAATAGGAGAAAAAGCAGGTTTGCCAAAAAATCTGTCTCATCCGCACATTTTACGCCACACTAGAGCCATAGAACTCTTGCGTGCAGGAGTGCCTGTAACCGCCGTGCAAGCATTGCTTGGGCACTCATCACTTACGACTACAGCTATCTACTTAAGATTAAGCGGGCAAGAAATTAAATGGATATTGAAAGAAAAAGGATTGATTTAG